DNA from Hwangdonia lutea:
TATTGCACCAATTCATTTGGAATAAATTCAGCATGCGTTACATTACAACGTCCACCACCAGAAATTTTAACCTTTTGCAACCCCTCTTTTCCGCGCTCTAAAATAGCAACTTTTAAATTTGGATTCTGTTCGGCAATATTTATACCGGCAAAAAAACCCGCAGCGCCACCGCCAATAATTATAACGTTAAATTGTTTCATATTTAAACGCGAAATTAATATTATTATCTACTCTAATTATTATTTTTTAATTATTTAGCTAACTTTGATGCTATGGAAAAAGAACCCACACTTATTTGTATTCCCGATATTAGTGGTTTTACGCAGTTTATGAGTGAGGTTGATTTTGAGATGAGCAGTAAAATAATTCCTTCGTTGCTTAATAAAATCATCTATTCCAACGAGATTGGTTTTAAAATATCTGAAATTGAAGGGGACGCCGTATTGTTTTATAGAACAGGCGATTTGCCTCCTTTTAAAACGCTTATTGAACAGTGTAAACTTTTTTACACCGATTTTTACAATCAAATGGATGTACTCATAGCCGAGAACAGCCATAAACTCAAAAGCCATATCATTCCAAAAATATTAGGTTTAAAAATTGTACTGCATTTTGGCGTAGACATTGGCAAAACCCAAGTTGGAAACAACATTAAACTCATTGGCGAGGATATAATTATAGCCCACAGATTA
Protein-coding regions in this window:
- a CDS encoding DUF2652 domain-containing protein; this translates as MEKEPTLICIPDISGFTQFMSEVDFEMSSKIIPSLLNKIIYSNEIGFKISEIEGDAVLFYRTGDLPPFKTLIEQCKLFYTDFYNQMDVLIAENSHKLKSHIIPKILGLKIVLHFGVDIGKTQVGNNIKLIGEDIIIAHRLLKNSIESDEYLMISEGVLNQYKNHDLKKETFWTSLKSGHDNYEHIGQVNYSYFELNPLKE